The window AGAGGgctggacaaatttatgaatGCATTTGTATGACAGAGTTGCTTCTGATGGTAAGGGGCAGGgcccagcagccctggggctcactTCCAGTTTATGTTTCCTTCATCAGGGTTTCAGTCAGCCACCTGCAGGGATCAAAAAGGGATTATTTTTCAACCCACCCAATGTATtctgtatgggttttttttttattgttttgtttatttgtttttgtctccttcctcttgttaggcctgaataaagatatagcagacaaaaccaggtatgccaacctgaccaaagtcaggctaacagaggttggTGGGTAATCCCTAAGTAAAAGACattaagaagcagcagcatgtctcacaagcgctgggaaaaagtgaaataagagagaagctgcattcctggcatagtaccagatgtgctgtgttagggtagctcgtttgaagaactgataaaagccctagtttcccagcctccttgtcttcactccctggttttgttctttgtttgtttttaactcctctacatttctaactttaggcatgcatgtatactaaaggtgtctagtttctagttgttagaagaaagGGGTGGGTTGATCTAGTAAATAATTTATGACGCAAcaaaactgtctatataggcttatactaaaatgtaaagggcaggctggttctctctgaaaACAAGcggctctctattgatgcgtgcacttgtcaataaaaagcttttaatcaaaccttgctggtgttgcctgtttcTCTCCCGGTCAAACAACAAACTTTGCCATCGGGGTTAAAGTCCCTGACACTCTGAAGCATGGGAGATGGCCTGGGCTAGAAATGGGCACTCGATAAGGAGGGCAGCACCAAGCAGGCTCTCTCAGGTGCtattcttgctcacatgctcagggactGATTGCCATACATAGgatagggaaggaatttttccacaGATCAGTCTCGCAATGAACTTGGGGTgtttttttaccttcctctgcagcatggaatgAGGGTCACTTGCCAAAGTTATATCTAGTCTATCTCACCCTACATTCCCCTGACCCCTACCCCACACTGAGCCCTACCCCACCCTGCCTTTCCCCCCTCGCCTCAGAGCCCTACCCCACATTGCCTCCCCTACCCCACCCTGCttctgacccccaccccaccctgcctctgaCCCCCTCGCCTCAGAGCCCTACCCCACACTGAGCCCTACCTGACCCTGCCTTCCCCTACCCCATCCTGCCTTTCCCCCCTCGCCTCAGAGCCCTACCCCACCCTGCttctgacccccaccccaccctgcctctgaCCCCCTCGCCTCAGGGCCCTACCCCACCCTGCctctgacccccaccccaccccaccccaccctgcctctgaCCCCCTTGCCTCAGAGCCCtaccccaccctgcctcccctACCCCACCCTGCCTTCACCCCAGTGccacctctgccccctgccccgcctcgaGTCGCCCCCGCCGGgacccctccccgcgctcccccaGCCGGCGGGCAGCGGCGGGGCGATGCGGGCCCGGCCGGCGGTGCAGCTGCTGCGGCTGGGCCGGCTGCCCTACGCGGAGTCGCTGGCGGCGCAGGAGCGCTGCGTGGGGCGGCAGCGGGCGgctgggccggggccggggccggggccgggcgcggcgggctggctgctgctctccGAGCCGGCGGGGCCCGTGTACACGCGCGGGCTGCGGGCCGGCCCCGACCCGGCGGCCGAGGAGCGGCGGCTGCGGGCGCTGGGCGCCGAGTTCCGGCGGGCGGCGCGCGGCGGGCTGCTCACCTTCCACGGCCCGGGCCAGCTGCTGGCCTACCCGGTGCTGGACCTGCGGCGCCTCGGCCTCTCGCTGCGCGCCTACGTGGGGGCGCTGGAGGCCGCGGCGCTGGGCCTCTGCCGCCGCCTGGGCCTGCCCGCCGCGCGCGCCCTGCCGCCGCCCTACACCGGCGTGTGGCTGCGGGGCCGCAAGCTCTGCGCCGTGGGTGAGTGCGGGGGGCACAGCgcggtggggagtgaggggcctccgggcgggaagggggtgagggcgaaatggggggcaggagagttggggtgaaggggggctcggggtccctggggaggagacaggaagaggggtgggggcgaaattggggggcaggagagttggggtgaggggggctctgggtccctggggaggagacaggaagaggggtgggggcGAAATGGGGGGCTCGGGGTCCCTGGGGAGGAGacaggaagaggggtgggggcgaaatggggggcaggagagaattggggtgaaggggggctcggggtccctggggaggagacaggaagaggggtgggggcGAAATGGGGGGCTCGGGGTCCCTGGGGAGGAGacaggaagaggggtgggggcGAAATGGGGGGCAGGACAGAGTTTGGGGGGCTTGGGGTTCCCTGGCGAGGAGGCAGGAAGAGGAGTGGGGGCAAAAAGGGGGACAGGAGAGAGGTGGGGATGTAGGGGGCTCAGAGTCCCTGGGGAGGAGGTAGGAAGAGGGGTGGGGTGAAatagggggcaggagagaggtgggggttgggggatgtggggggcttggggtccctggggaggaggcaggaagaggaatggggtgaggtgggggttggggtatgtGGGGGACTCagggtccctggggaggaggcaggaagaggaatgggggtgaggtgggggttggggtatgtGGGGGACTCagggtccctggggaggaggcaggaagaggaatggggtgaggtgggggttggggtatgtGGGGGACTCAGGGTCCCTGGGGATgaggcaggaagaggggtgcaggggaaaTGAGGGTAGCAGTTGGgggatgtgggggctcagggggtCCCTGAGGAGAAggcaggaggggtgaggaggtCATTGGGGGCAGCAGAGAGGTAGAGGATCAGGGGACAAGTGGAGACTTGGGGAGCTCCTGGGAAGTTGGCAGGAGATGGGGCTGAGCGGCCTTGAGTGAGGTAAGAGTAGTTTTAGGTTTTGCACCTGCCCAAATGCCCCACCAGTGTTTGTGATTTTATGATCACAAGCCCTGATGCTGCAGTAACCCCACAGACTCTAGTGGGGTTCAGCATGGATGCAGGGATCCACCTGTGTGGTTTTcagagcaggatcagggccatgctTTTCTTCCTCCCCTGGTCTGCTCTAATGAGTCATACTGGCATTGCTGTGTTGGTTTGGAGTGTGATTTTTACTAACGTAGATatgcggtagtgtagacacagttataacTGTGTTTGTACTGGTATGGTTGATCCCAGTCAGGGAAATCCAATAAGCacttttataccaatataaatatGTCCACACTAGAGGTTTTTGACAGTATAGTTCCTagcataggcctggtctactcaGTGTTTGTCAATCTAGCTATGTCATCAAGCATGGAAAAAATCACACCCCGTAACTGACCTTGTGGTGGTGGCAAAAGCACAAGTGAAGTTGCATTTATAGAAGCAAAACTATGCTTTTGCTGATATAGTTTATTTAATTTAGGGAACTGGTATAAGTTATACCAGCAAGTGCACTCTTCTTTGTATAAACGACACCTCCTCTAAGATGGTTTGCTGGTATAGTTACATCGGCAGATCCTTCTCTAGCAGAGACAAGGCCGTAGTGTAGCCTTTATTAAACTGCTTCTCCTTTCATATGCTGCTGTGTGAGAGATTCATGGAATATAGCAGGTAGAGTGAACTGATTATACAGGAAGTGTGGCTAAAGGCAGTCCACATACTGAAATAATAGTGATtcctccactgctccccccaGCACGCTAATCTCAATTCTGATAATTTTAGGGGTTACTTGTAAATCACTAGGAACtacatttctgtgcctcagtcctgGAAAGATTTGTGCTCGTATGTACCACTCATGTATAATCTCATTGGATTACTTCTCTGACTAAAATTGTGCACATGTGTAAGTCTTTTAAGGATGTGGGCTTTAATTCCTGGACATTTTTTGCTACTGAAAAGTCTGTGATTCTCTAAAAACAATGGTCACAGTAGTGTAGAGTCCCAGCTCTCCTGTTGTGCAGTGCAAAGCAGGAAAATCAGGGATCTACTATGTATGACTGTGAACATGTACATCATGCTGTCCTTTGTCTTCATTCGCTACCAGAGCCAATCCTGCTAATAGGCAGGATTTGCTCCTTTAACAAGCAGATATTTACAAGAATTTCGCTTCCTCATGAGGGACTGCACATCATGCATGCATGTCTCTGCAATAACAGTGAACCCTGGGCTAGCTTACTTATAGTtctttactatttgtattattatAGGGTCTGGGAACCCCAGTCACAAATACAGTACAGACAGGCAGGTGATAAGACGAGATAACAGATggtgggggagtacaaggaaacattGAGACCGTATTGGTGAACGTGATTGGTGTGGTCTCAGCATCCTTGCTGCTGATAAGCACCAGAGCACTGTTGCTTCATCACCATGTGGTAAGGTGGATAGGATTCTTAGTATGAAGGGAcatttaaccattggaacaacttgccaAGGGCTGTAGTGGATTGTCCATCGCtggtaatttttaaatcaggattggatgtttttctgaaagatctgatCTGGAggttatttgggggaagttctataaCTCCTGTTATACAGGTCAGGCTAGATGGTCACGATAGTcctttctgaccttggaatctgaCATTTAAGATgactttgggggaggggtggtgggtGGTACATAGCACTGAACTAGGCAACATGTATGTTTTGCTTTTCAGGTGTCCATTGTGGAAGGCATATAACCTCTCATGGTCTGGCGCTGAACTGCTGCACAGACCTCACGTGGTTTGATCACATTGTTCCTTGTGGACTCGAAGGGATGGGTGTCACGTCCCTGAGTGAAGAACTCCAGAGACATGTCACAGTTGATGAAATCACTGAGCCTTTTCTGGACGCTTTTGAAGAAGTGTTTCAGTGCATCCTAACTTCCTATGAGGAATCTATGGGATAAAGGGCTCCCAGTGCCTCACTTACCTGTGGAAATGTGAATATTCTTCAGTGCTTTCATGGTGTTATTAGAAATCCAACTTGTTTGTTCCATCTTCCTTTCAGCAATTAAATACGTGTAACAAACTGTACTCCTGGCATTTGAAATATATTTCATGCTTTTCTAAAAATGAGCTGCTGTGTCTTTAAGTATACATTGCATTCTGACACTGATCTTGGCCTTCTTGATTTCTTTGTCTTAATGATCAAATGACATACAAAACAGGgcaaaaaaaccaaaagggaTTTAGTTTTCCTTTACACTAACCCCCTTTACACCATTCTGGTGGTGTTACAATGCTTTAAAATGGGTGCAGGTGTAATTTATTCCCACTTAAAGTCCCCAGTATACTGCTAGAGCAGTTTTTCTCCACTTTGAAcattagagtacaaatgtggggaacctgcatggacccttctaagcttaattcctagcttagatctggtaatgctgccaccagccaaaaatatagtgtttggcacacttctgttcccccaaaaccttccctggggaacccaagacccaaaccccttgggtcttaaaacaaggagaaattaaccatccccctctttttccccccagactctcccctccctgggttaccctgagaggctatactgatccaaactccttggatcttaaaacaaagaggaattaaccttctcccacctttccccctcaccaatccctggtgagtttagactcaagcccttggattttaaaacaaggaaaaaatcaatcacgttcttaaaaagaaagcttttaattaaagaaagaaaaaagtaaaaattatctctgtaaaatcaggatggaaaatgctttacagggtattcagattcatatagactagagggacctccctccgccccccagccttagattcaaagttacagcaaacagaggtaaaaatccttccagcaaaaggaaaagcattcagaagttgaaagaaaacaaacataagactaatccgccttgcctggctatacttacaattttgaaatatgaaagactgattcagaaagatttggagagtctggttatacgtctggtccctctttgtcccaagagtgaacaacgaacaaaacaaacaaagacttccttccacctagatttgaaagtatcttgtccccccattggtcctctggtcaggtgtcagtcaggttcactgagcttcttaaccccttacaggtaaaagagacattaacccttaactatctgtttatgacatgccccccaaatctcagacaatgtggaaccacactggctgtgatttctttctagaactttagaataaacagattaataaaacacatgcacctttacatatactactaattatgtaaaactacaagattttccccatttcaaggacaatttttaaccagttgattctgggaaactttcatgggagagcgcattagctactttgttagaagctcctgaaatgtgttgaatttcaaaatcaaaatcttggagagctaaactccatcgaagcagttttttgttgtttcccttggcagtatgaagccacttcagtgcagcatagtcagtttgtagctggaaacgccgtccccaaacgtatgggtgtagcttttccagggcatacacaatggcgtagcattctttttcactggttgaccagtggctttccctctcagacagtttcttgctgagaaacacgacaggatggaagttttgatccggtccttcctgcattaaaactgctcctacaccacgctcagatgcatctgtggttactaggaatggtctatcaaagtctggggcccttagcacagggtcagacgtgTGTTTCCTTAAGccgggtaaaggccttttgacactcatcagtccacttaactgcatttggctgggtctttttggttagttCTGTTAGTAGgacagcgatttggctgtagtgtggtacaaatcgcctgtaatacccggccaagcctaagaaggattggacctgtttctttgactttgagacaggccacttttggatagcatccaccttggcctgtaggggatttattgttccttgacccacatggtgtccaaggtaagtcactctgttttggcctatttgacactttttagccttaacagttagtcctgcctgcctgatgcgctcaaagattttttccaggtgttctaggtgttctgcccatgaatcagaaaaaatggccacatcatcgaggtaggcaactgcatattctcccagtcctgctaggagaccatctacaagtctttggaaggtggcgggtgcatttcgcagcccgaaaggaagcacattaaattcatacacccctgcatgggtgatgaaggctgacctttccttggcgggttcatctagcggtacttgccagtaccc of the Gopherus flavomarginatus isolate rGopFla2 chromosome 1, rGopFla2.mat.asm, whole genome shotgun sequence genome contains:
- the LIPT2 gene encoding putative lipoyltransferase 2, mitochondrial, which translates into the protein MRARPAVQLLRLGRLPYAESLAAQERCVGRQRAAGPGPGPGPGAAGWLLLSEPAGPVYTRGLRAGPDPAAEERRLRALGAEFRRAARGGLLTFHGPGQLLAYPVLDLRRLGLSLRAYVGALEAAALGLCRRLGLPAARALPPPYTGVWLRGRKLCAVGVHCGRHITSHGLALNCCTDLTWFDHIVPCGLEGMGVTSLSEELQRHVTVDEITEPFLDAFEEVFQCILTSYEESMG